AGGAATCGGCGTTTGCTCGAGTGCCTCAAGCCGCTGCTGCAGTTGGGCAACGGCTGGGGTCACGGCCTGCCAATCGGCAGGGAACAAGCCGTACCACTGGCGTCCCATGCCGCCGGGATGGGGATTGGGTGCAGGCAAGCCAAGACAATCAATCGCGGCTGGCAGCTGTGCGCTCAGTGCAGCGCCGAGGGGCATCAGATCATCGGCATCGGCACCCCACCCATGCAGAAGCACCAGTCGCGCCGTTGCCGGAGGCGTGGCGGCGTGAAGCACGGAATCGGGCATGGGTGCGTGTCCTGCTGCTGCGTAGGTTGGCCCAAGGTCTGTTCCGTGTCCTGCTGCCATGGCTCCCACAGCGCTGCTGAGCGTTTCCGACAAGCGCGGACTGGTGCCGCTTGCCGAGGCTCTGCATCACCGTTTTGGCTATCAGTTGCTGTC
This region of Synechococcus sp. NOUM97013 genomic DNA includes:
- a CDS encoding alpha/beta hydrolase — translated: MAAGHGTDLGPTYAAAGHAPMPDSVLHAATPPATARLVLLHGWGADADDLMPLGAALSAQLPAAIDCLGLPAPNPHPGGMGRQWYGLFPADWQAVTPAVAQLQQRLEALEQTPIPLSRTVLIGFSQGGAMAVHAGCNLPLAGVIGCSAYGHPSWTPPQVRPPVLLLHGLNDDVVPPEASVNLQTQLKQGSSTDCDLINFPGGHAIPQQAEQAMVQTLKAWLD